Proteins encoded in a region of the Corallococcus caeni genome:
- a CDS encoding glutamate synthase subunit beta encodes MGKPTGFMEWQRVPAPKRDKAERLEDWRELHLPLAPDEAKRQAGRCMDCGIPFCHQGCPLGNLIPDFNDAVYRGQWREAYQVLSRTNTFPEFTGRLCPAPCEAACVLAIDRDAVTIEQMEKEISERAFAEGWVKARPPARRTGKRVAVVGSGPAGLAAAAQLNSAGHSVTVYEKDARAGGLLRYGIPDFKLEKAVLDRRIALMEAEGIVFRVGEDVAAAPGWRALREQYDGVVLALGARKARELDVPGRELSGVVQAMDYLEHQNQVVTAGAPPDARLEAQGKRVIILGGGDTGSDCLGTALRQGATNVMQVELLPAPPQVRAKENPWPRWPLVFRTSSSQEEGGERAFAMMTKRLEGEDGQLKRLHAVRVEVQREPGGAPRLVEVPGSEQVFEVDLLVLAMGFTGPKTDRLAEELGVTLSPRGTVQVDAKFATSAPGVYCAGDASRGASLIVWALADGREAARALDTWLSGAASVLPTRGQDCAF; translated from the coding sequence ACTGGCGGGAGCTGCACCTGCCGCTGGCGCCGGACGAGGCGAAGCGGCAGGCGGGGCGCTGCATGGACTGCGGCATCCCCTTCTGCCACCAGGGCTGTCCGCTGGGGAACCTCATCCCGGACTTCAACGACGCGGTGTACCGGGGCCAGTGGCGGGAGGCGTACCAGGTGCTCAGCCGCACCAACACCTTCCCGGAGTTCACCGGGCGGCTGTGCCCCGCGCCGTGCGAGGCCGCGTGCGTGCTGGCCATCGACCGGGACGCCGTCACCATCGAGCAGATGGAGAAGGAGATTTCAGAGCGCGCCTTCGCGGAGGGCTGGGTGAAGGCAAGGCCTCCCGCGCGGCGCACGGGCAAGCGCGTGGCCGTGGTGGGCTCCGGCCCCGCGGGGCTCGCGGCGGCGGCGCAGCTCAACTCGGCCGGGCACAGCGTGACGGTGTATGAGAAGGACGCTCGCGCCGGAGGACTGCTGCGCTACGGCATCCCGGACTTCAAGCTGGAGAAGGCGGTGCTGGACCGCCGCATCGCGCTGATGGAGGCGGAGGGCATCGTCTTCCGCGTCGGCGAGGACGTGGCGGCGGCTCCGGGCTGGCGCGCGCTGCGCGAGCAGTATGACGGCGTGGTGTTGGCCCTGGGCGCGCGCAAGGCCCGCGAGCTGGACGTGCCGGGCCGCGAGCTATCCGGCGTGGTGCAGGCCATGGACTACCTGGAGCACCAGAACCAGGTGGTGACGGCGGGAGCGCCACCGGACGCGCGCCTGGAGGCACAAGGCAAGCGCGTCATCATCCTGGGTGGCGGCGACACGGGCTCGGACTGCCTGGGCACGGCGCTGCGCCAGGGCGCGACGAACGTGATGCAGGTGGAGCTCCTCCCCGCGCCGCCGCAGGTGCGCGCGAAGGAGAACCCGTGGCCGCGCTGGCCGCTGGTGTTCCGCACGTCCTCCAGCCAGGAGGAAGGTGGAGAGCGCGCCTTCGCGATGATGACGAAGCGGCTGGAGGGCGAGGACGGCCAGCTCAAGCGGCTGCACGCGGTGCGCGTGGAGGTGCAGCGCGAACCGGGCGGCGCGCCCAGGCTGGTGGAGGTGCCGGGCTCCGAGCAGGTGTTCGAGGTGGACCTGCTGGTGCTGGCCATGGGCTTCACCGGCCCGAAGACGGACCGGCTGGCGGAGGAGCTGGGCGTGACGCTGTCGCCGCGCGGCACGGTGCAGGTGGACGCGAAGTTCGCCACCTCCGCGCCGGGCGTGTACTGCGCGGGTGACGCCAGCCGGGGCGCGAGCCTCATCGTCTGGGCGCTCGCGGACGGCCGCGAGGCGGCGCGCGCACTGGACACCTGGCTGTCCGGCGCCGCCTCCGTGCTGCCCACGCGCGGCCAGGACTGCGCGTTCTAA
- a CDS encoding ammonium transporter, which yields MQKWMAMVLLVGVAVAGLLVAPAAQVKQGGPINAADTAWLLTATALVLLMTPGLSFFYGGMVRLKNVVSTLMQSFIAMAVISVLWVVVGFSLCFGDSFHGLIGDPRTFFMFSGVGGETHPDLAPTVPLLLFALFQLKFAIITPALITGAFAERVRFKAYLLFMVLFSVFIYAPLAHWTWHPEGFLRQWGVLDFAGGTVVHMSAGLAALAGAIVLGRRQVHLTHATHAPANVPFVMLGTGMLWFGWFGFNAGSALSASSLATLAFATTNTASAAAMLGWIAFDWLRGRKPSAMGACVGAVVGLVAVTPAAGFITVGQSILVGLVASFVSNAAVHFKSRTALDDTLDVFPCHGLGGMVGMLLTGVLAKDVGLLYGPTRTFLMHLLALVVVSVFSFVGSYLLYKLVDRIVPLRVTPAQEEEGLDLSQHGETVGEVPTVALAVPTPPAPAASTSTAPEHAAPSEPVPA from the coding sequence ATGCAGAAGTGGATGGCGATGGTCCTGCTGGTGGGCGTGGCGGTGGCGGGCCTCCTGGTGGCCCCGGCGGCGCAGGTGAAGCAGGGCGGCCCCATCAACGCGGCGGACACCGCGTGGCTGCTCACCGCCACGGCGCTGGTGCTGCTGATGACGCCCGGCCTGTCGTTCTTCTACGGCGGCATGGTGCGGCTGAAGAACGTGGTCTCCACGCTGATGCAGAGCTTCATCGCCATGGCGGTCATCAGCGTGCTGTGGGTCGTGGTGGGCTTCAGCCTGTGCTTCGGCGACAGCTTCCACGGCCTCATCGGTGACCCGCGCACCTTCTTCATGTTCAGCGGCGTGGGCGGTGAGACGCACCCGGACCTGGCGCCCACCGTGCCGCTGCTCCTCTTCGCGCTCTTCCAGCTCAAGTTCGCCATCATCACCCCGGCGCTCATCACCGGCGCGTTCGCGGAGCGCGTGCGCTTCAAGGCGTACCTGCTCTTCATGGTGCTCTTCAGCGTCTTCATCTACGCGCCGCTCGCGCACTGGACGTGGCACCCGGAGGGCTTCCTGCGCCAGTGGGGCGTGCTCGACTTCGCGGGCGGCACCGTGGTGCACATGTCCGCAGGCCTCGCAGCGCTCGCGGGCGCCATCGTCCTGGGCCGCCGCCAGGTGCACCTGACGCACGCCACGCACGCGCCCGCCAACGTGCCCTTCGTGATGCTCGGCACCGGCATGCTGTGGTTCGGGTGGTTCGGCTTCAACGCGGGCTCCGCGCTGTCCGCCTCGTCGCTGGCCACGCTGGCCTTCGCCACCACCAACACGGCCTCCGCCGCCGCGATGCTCGGGTGGATCGCCTTTGACTGGCTGCGCGGCCGCAAGCCCAGCGCCATGGGCGCCTGCGTGGGCGCGGTGGTGGGCCTGGTCGCCGTCACGCCCGCCGCGGGCTTCATCACCGTGGGGCAGAGCATCCTGGTGGGCCTCGTCGCCAGCTTCGTCAGCAACGCCGCCGTGCACTTCAAGAGCCGCACCGCGCTGGATGACACGCTCGACGTGTTCCCCTGCCACGGCCTGGGCGGCATGGTCGGCATGCTCCTCACCGGCGTGCTCGCCAAGGACGTGGGCCTCCTCTACGGCCCCACGCGCACCTTCCTCATGCACCTGCTGGCGCTGGTCGTCGTGTCCGTCTTCTCCTTCGTGGGCTCGTACCTCCTCTACAAGCTCGTGGACCGCATCGTCCCGCTGCGCGTCACCCCCGCGCAGGAGGAAGAGGGTCTGGACCTGAGCCAGCACGGAGAGACGGTGGGCGAGGTCCCCACCGTGGCGCTCGCCGTGCCCACGCCGCCCGCGCCCGCCGCGAGCACGTCCACCGCCCCGGAGCACGCCGCCCCCTCGGAGCCCGTGCCCGCGTAG
- a CDS encoding S41 family peptidase translates to MLLPSLALTLLLAVPAPPSVTLDAAKARADVALLRRALETLHPGLHRYRGKAETRAAFARLEATASRTITDLVLWREVSLLLAGIHCDHTQVELPEALDAWRRVQPTHLPLRFKLIEGRMIVVSNDGQPGAPPPGAELVTLNGVPVPQVLSTLGRTVAYDGSADQSIAAKLGSDSDLMGDDFNEAWPAFHGFPTRWELDWKRSEDRRLSHATLEPIPFTRWTALPWPGSPYRDEFYKAIHWRLDGKTATLRIDTFVNDRNPVDPEAFLGGFFKTLKARGVGHLVLDLRESGGGSDDVAVALGRYLLPEPFVWLKPALLKAIRYGDLPQHLESWGNRQELFEPPLDGFRRTKDGAWERLPRQDEAARQLQAPSPDRFTGRVTVLTGPMNASGVTMTVALLKEKGGARLVGEESAGSAEGPTAGRIFLLTLPHSGLRIRIPNAWNRTNVDHFLAGRGVPVDATVIPTLLDFEAGRDRVAEVAKASAPPAVPTLAFALAGSWSGTLDYRDFGSDRRVVLPTLLTVTGEGEEARLDFTFDDGPGKTVRAAQVLRIRAGGAELESAEGDATGRMRILERRGGSDTRELTLVAEGSGHENGTPVEVRTVLSRRGAVLSLSRLTRHPGEPFLLRHVYRLSPRP, encoded by the coding sequence ATGCTGCTTCCCTCGCTGGCCCTGACCCTGCTCCTCGCGGTTCCCGCTCCTCCCTCCGTCACGCTGGACGCGGCGAAGGCGCGTGCCGACGTCGCGCTCCTCCGGCGTGCGCTGGAGACCCTCCATCCAGGCCTCCACCGCTATCGCGGCAAGGCCGAGACACGCGCCGCCTTCGCACGGCTGGAGGCGACGGCGTCACGAACCATCACGGACCTGGTGCTCTGGCGTGAGGTCTCGCTGCTGCTGGCCGGCATCCACTGCGACCACACCCAGGTGGAGCTCCCGGAAGCCCTGGACGCCTGGCGCCGCGTTCAGCCCACGCACCTGCCGCTGCGCTTCAAGCTCATCGAAGGACGGATGATCGTCGTGTCGAACGACGGTCAGCCTGGCGCCCCACCTCCCGGTGCCGAGCTCGTCACCCTCAACGGCGTCCCCGTGCCCCAGGTGTTGAGCACCCTGGGCCGCACCGTCGCCTACGACGGGAGCGCGGATCAGTCCATCGCCGCCAAGCTGGGCTCCGACAGCGACCTGATGGGAGACGACTTCAACGAAGCCTGGCCCGCCTTCCATGGCTTCCCGACGCGCTGGGAGCTCGACTGGAAACGCTCGGAGGACCGGCGGCTGTCGCACGCCACCCTGGAGCCCATCCCGTTCACCCGGTGGACCGCGCTGCCCTGGCCAGGCAGTCCCTACCGCGACGAGTTCTACAAGGCCATCCACTGGAGGCTCGACGGGAAGACCGCCACGCTGCGCATCGACACGTTCGTGAACGACCGCAACCCCGTGGACCCCGAGGCCTTCCTCGGGGGCTTCTTCAAGACGCTGAAGGCCCGCGGCGTGGGACACCTCGTCCTCGACCTGCGGGAGAGCGGCGGCGGTTCGGATGACGTGGCGGTCGCGCTGGGGCGCTACCTGCTCCCCGAGCCCTTCGTCTGGTTGAAGCCAGCGCTGCTCAAGGCCATCCGCTACGGAGACCTGCCCCAGCACCTGGAGAGCTGGGGCAATCGCCAGGAGCTCTTCGAGCCGCCGCTCGACGGCTTCCGCCGCACGAAGGATGGAGCGTGGGAGCGGCTGCCACGTCAGGACGAAGCCGCACGGCAGCTCCAGGCCCCGTCGCCGGACCGCTTCACCGGAAGGGTCACGGTCCTCACCGGCCCCATGAATGCCTCGGGCGTGACGATGACGGTCGCGCTGTTGAAGGAGAAGGGCGGAGCGCGGCTGGTTGGGGAGGAGAGCGCGGGCAGCGCGGAGGGCCCCACGGCCGGACGCATCTTCCTCCTGACGCTGCCCCACAGCGGCCTGCGGATCCGCATTCCCAACGCCTGGAACCGGACGAACGTGGACCACTTCCTCGCGGGCCGTGGCGTGCCGGTGGACGCGACGGTCATCCCCACGCTCCTCGACTTCGAGGCGGGACGGGACCGCGTGGCAGAAGTCGCGAAGGCCTCCGCGCCACCCGCCGTTCCCACCCTTGCGTTCGCACTGGCAGGCAGCTGGAGCGGCACGCTCGACTACCGTGACTTCGGAAGCGACCGGCGTGTGGTCCTCCCCACGCTGCTCACTGTCACGGGGGAGGGAGAGGAGGCCCGCCTCGACTTCACCTTCGATGATGGTCCCGGCAAGACGGTCCGCGCGGCGCAGGTCCTGCGGATCCGCGCGGGCGGCGCCGAGCTCGAAAGCGCGGAAGGGGACGCCACCGGAAGAATGCGCATCCTCGAGCGTCGCGGAGGCAGCGACACCCGTGAGCTGACCCTGGTGGCGGAGGGCTCGGGACACGAGAACGGAACACCCGTCGAGGTGCGCACGGTGTTGAGCCGGCGCGGCGCCGTCCTCTCCCTCAGCCGGCTCACACGCCATCCCGGTGAACCGTTCCTGCTCCGCCACGTGTACCGGCTGTCTCCGCGACCCTGA
- a CDS encoding helix-turn-helix domain-containing protein, with the protein MIRFGPWSTTLGLAAGFGSLVCVLLLTASGNRPANRILAALLGVSVLRLMPYVLGFAGFYDAHPWLSFAPFDLGLATGPLLYLYVRRLVTPTLPARAWRHFVPAGVMLGYTLCAFALPLAAKLRWNDSVHAPWIAPLESTANMLSLAAYLVATVRFHGRYQHWLVEHVSDRDAHRQPWIATVLVSLELGWTVTVGFAFVDRFLTPLSYYDRFPQYLLFAAIVLWLGLEGWRHAGHRFPQWTLRTDGAPVPDRDWAALASGWEARIQGAGWWREPGLTLSDVARRLGTNESYASRAFNRGLGRNFNAVINAMRVAAVQERLASGDPTPLLTMALEAGFASKASFNRIFREHTGLSPTGWRTAQQTKNRTRPGLETTEEEVPA; encoded by the coding sequence GTGATTCGATTCGGACCGTGGAGCACCACCCTGGGACTGGCCGCGGGCTTTGGCTCGCTGGTGTGCGTGCTGCTCCTGACCGCTTCCGGGAATCGCCCGGCGAACCGGATCCTCGCCGCGCTGCTCGGCGTCTCCGTGCTGCGGCTGATGCCGTATGTGCTGGGCTTCGCGGGCTTCTATGACGCTCATCCCTGGCTGTCGTTCGCGCCGTTCGACCTGGGCCTCGCGACCGGGCCGCTGCTCTACCTCTACGTCCGCCGCCTCGTGACACCCACGCTGCCCGCTCGCGCGTGGCGGCACTTCGTTCCCGCGGGCGTCATGCTCGGCTACACGCTGTGCGCCTTCGCGCTGCCCCTCGCGGCGAAGCTGCGCTGGAACGACTCCGTGCATGCGCCGTGGATTGCTCCCCTGGAGTCCACCGCGAACATGCTCTCGCTCGCGGCGTACCTGGTGGCCACGGTCCGCTTCCATGGCCGCTACCAACACTGGCTCGTGGAGCACGTCAGCGACCGGGACGCGCACCGCCAGCCGTGGATCGCGACCGTGCTCGTGTCGCTGGAGCTGGGCTGGACCGTCACCGTGGGCTTCGCGTTCGTGGACCGGTTCCTGACACCCCTGAGCTACTACGACCGCTTCCCCCAGTACCTGCTCTTCGCTGCCATCGTCCTCTGGTTGGGACTGGAAGGCTGGCGCCATGCCGGCCACCGCTTTCCCCAATGGACACTCCGTACCGACGGCGCCCCGGTGCCCGACCGCGACTGGGCCGCCCTGGCCTCCGGATGGGAAGCACGCATCCAGGGCGCGGGCTGGTGGCGCGAACCCGGCCTGACCCTCTCCGATGTCGCCCGCCGCCTGGGCACCAATGAGAGCTACGCGTCGCGGGCCTTCAACCGGGGACTGGGCCGCAACTTCAACGCCGTCATCAATGCCATGCGCGTGGCCGCGGTGCAGGAGCGGCTGGCCTCCGGCGACCCGACGCCCCTGCTGACGATGGCGCTGGAGGCGGGCTTCGCCTCCAAGGCCAGCTTCAACCGCATCTTCCGTGAACACACCGGCCTCAGCCCCACGGGGTGGCGGACGGCTCAACAAACGAAAAACCGCACCCGTCCTGGACTTGAGACGACGGAGGAGGAAGTGCCGGCGTAG
- a CDS encoding DEAD/DEAH box helicase: MSPQIALAFTSEFAAHPALAAFHPVVRRWFASRLGEPTRPQIEGWPLIHAGHDVLIAAPTGSGKTLTAFLAALDSLFRLALDGTLPDHTQVLYVSPLKALGNDVQKNLLQPLEELMALAREEGYEPQHLRVQVRTGDTPAAERAQMVRRPPHILITTPESLYLYLTAERARATLRHVRTVIVDEIHALARDKRGSHFALSMERLKALTDVRPQLLGLSATQKPLDAIAGFLTGTSLTECKRVEVGHQRPWDLKVEIPDAELSSIASHEMWGQVYDRLIQLSSEHRTTLVFVNTRKMSERVAHDLGERLGQQWVAAHHGSMSREMRLSAEERLKAGQLRVMVATASLELGIDVGNVDLVVQLGTTKAISVLLQRVGRAGHHKAGISKGILFAMTRDELVECVALLNAVREGDLDAVRIPKKPLDVLAQQIVAACACEEWDERALFSVFQRAYPYQDLTWEEYQQVLDMLSEGVAERRGRGSIHLHRDRVNQRLKGRRGVRITALTNGGAIPDTFSFSVTAQPEGKVVGTLDEDFAVESSPGDIFLLGSTAWRIQRVMGSTVMVEDARGAPPNVPFWRGEAPGRTDELSLQVGRLREELLRHDDPAGFLEKLLRVPPPAVDALLGYLRLGKKMLGDVVPSHTQIVAERFFDEAGGMQLIIHAPFGSRINRAWGMALRKRFCRSFDFELQAAATEDGILLSLGEQHSFPLADIFDFLHPDNVEEVLVQAILQAPIFGTRFRWVASRALTLHRMMGGKRVAPNLQRARSEDLLAAVFPAQVGCQDNHGGGDVELPDHPLVKQTMDDCLREAMDIDGLREVLRRMKDGRIQLVARDVPEPSVFAHALINSQPYTFLDDAPAEERRVRNVALRRAMPAEDAAAFGALDANAIRQVVEDAAPPMRDEDELHDALLQLVLVRASEVPRGLEAGLFKQGRVAWLERQGGRFLVSAERGNAVRALFPDAVTQPVLPVLEYDRPVERDAAVLQVVRGRMEMVGPTTVTELARLTLLDPDDINLALHNLESQGSVLRGQFRAQDDVPVARDADGSPVLEWCDRRLLQRIHRLTVGRLRREIEPLSPQDFMRFLFRWHHLEDVDALRGSTGLLKAVRLLQGYEAPASAWERFLLPARMRGYTPDLMERACYAGEVAWGRVTLKDPPKPAGPRRGAPVEAPEPVVAKRSSPTRNAPLTFTVREDLEWMLAAARPHAVLADGGVWTPPDLSAAAKDVVGVLERRGACFFQDLVTRARRLPAEVEDALWELVAKGLVTADAVQNLRILQSPAHRKRQKLLNRGGPGRWSLLAPSEPKSQEEVTESLAKLFLQRYGIVWRDLVMRESLAPTWRDLLFVYRRMEARGELRGGRFVSGFVGEQFALPEAVDMARAVRRAAPSGVRIQLSGVDPLNLTGVVTPGPRVAALPNNVVTYVDGIPQGVDAVEEAPENEDAEVDGPLAQVN; this comes from the coding sequence ATGTCCCCTCAAATCGCCCTCGCCTTCACGTCGGAGTTCGCGGCCCATCCGGCGCTCGCCGCCTTCCACCCGGTGGTGCGGCGGTGGTTCGCCTCACGCCTGGGCGAGCCCACCCGGCCGCAGATTGAAGGCTGGCCCCTCATCCACGCCGGCCACGACGTGCTCATCGCCGCGCCCACGGGCAGCGGCAAGACGCTCACGGCGTTCCTCGCCGCGCTGGACTCGCTGTTCCGCCTGGCGCTCGACGGCACGCTGCCGGACCACACCCAGGTCCTCTACGTGTCGCCCCTGAAGGCCCTGGGCAACGACGTGCAGAAGAACCTCCTCCAGCCGCTGGAGGAGCTGATGGCCCTGGCGCGCGAGGAGGGCTACGAGCCCCAGCACCTGCGCGTGCAGGTGCGCACCGGCGACACGCCCGCCGCCGAGCGCGCCCAGATGGTGCGCCGCCCGCCGCACATCCTCATCACCACGCCGGAGTCCCTCTACCTCTACCTCACCGCCGAGCGCGCCCGCGCCACCCTGCGCCACGTGCGCACGGTCATCGTGGACGAGATCCACGCGCTCGCCCGCGACAAGCGCGGCAGCCACTTCGCGCTGTCCATGGAGCGCCTCAAGGCCCTCACCGACGTGCGCCCCCAGCTGCTGGGCCTGTCCGCCACGCAGAAGCCGCTGGACGCCATCGCGGGCTTCCTCACCGGCACCTCCCTCACCGAGTGCAAGCGCGTGGAGGTGGGCCACCAGCGCCCGTGGGACCTGAAGGTGGAGATCCCGGACGCGGAGCTGTCCTCCATCGCGAGCCACGAGATGTGGGGACAGGTCTACGACCGGCTCATCCAGCTCTCCAGCGAGCACCGCACCACGCTCGTCTTCGTCAACACGCGCAAGATGTCCGAGCGCGTGGCGCACGACCTGGGTGAGCGCCTGGGCCAGCAGTGGGTGGCCGCGCACCACGGCAGCATGTCGCGCGAGATGCGCCTGTCCGCCGAGGAGCGCCTCAAGGCCGGCCAGCTGCGCGTGATGGTGGCCACCGCGTCGCTGGAGCTGGGCATCGACGTGGGCAACGTGGACCTCGTCGTGCAGCTGGGCACCACCAAGGCCATCTCCGTGCTGCTCCAGCGCGTGGGCCGCGCCGGCCACCACAAGGCGGGCATCTCCAAGGGCATCCTCTTCGCGATGACGCGCGACGAGCTGGTGGAGTGCGTCGCGCTCCTCAACGCCGTGCGCGAGGGAGACCTGGACGCGGTCCGGATTCCGAAGAAGCCGCTGGACGTGCTGGCGCAGCAGATCGTCGCCGCGTGCGCGTGCGAGGAATGGGACGAGCGCGCCCTCTTCAGCGTCTTCCAGCGCGCGTACCCGTACCAGGACCTCACCTGGGAGGAGTACCAGCAGGTGCTGGACATGCTGTCGGAGGGCGTGGCCGAGCGTCGCGGCCGGGGCAGCATCCACCTGCACCGCGACCGGGTGAACCAGCGGCTCAAGGGACGCCGGGGCGTGCGCATCACCGCGCTCACCAACGGCGGCGCCATCCCGGACACGTTCAGCTTCAGCGTCACCGCGCAGCCGGAGGGCAAGGTGGTGGGGACGCTGGACGAGGACTTCGCGGTGGAGTCCTCGCCGGGAGACATCTTCCTGCTGGGCAGCACCGCGTGGCGCATCCAGCGCGTCATGGGCAGCACGGTGATGGTGGAGGATGCGAGGGGCGCGCCGCCCAACGTGCCCTTCTGGCGCGGCGAGGCGCCGGGCCGCACGGACGAACTGAGCCTCCAGGTGGGCCGGCTGCGCGAGGAGTTGCTGCGCCACGATGATCCGGCGGGCTTCCTGGAGAAGCTGCTGCGCGTGCCGCCGCCCGCGGTGGATGCGCTCTTGGGCTACCTGCGGCTGGGGAAGAAGATGCTGGGCGACGTGGTGCCCAGCCACACGCAGATTGTCGCCGAGCGCTTCTTCGACGAGGCGGGCGGCATGCAGCTCATCATCCACGCGCCGTTCGGCAGCCGCATCAACCGCGCGTGGGGCATGGCGCTGCGCAAGCGCTTCTGCCGCTCGTTCGACTTCGAGTTGCAGGCGGCGGCCACGGAGGACGGCATCCTCCTGAGCCTGGGGGAGCAGCACTCGTTCCCGCTGGCGGACATCTTCGACTTCCTGCACCCGGACAACGTGGAGGAGGTGCTGGTGCAGGCCATCCTCCAGGCGCCCATCTTCGGCACGCGCTTCCGGTGGGTGGCGTCGCGAGCGCTGACGCTGCACCGGATGATGGGGGGCAAGCGCGTGGCGCCGAACCTCCAGCGCGCGCGCAGCGAGGACCTGCTGGCGGCGGTGTTCCCCGCGCAGGTGGGCTGCCAGGACAACCACGGCGGCGGGGACGTGGAGCTGCCGGACCATCCGCTGGTGAAGCAGACGATGGACGACTGTCTGCGCGAGGCGATGGACATCGACGGGCTGCGCGAGGTGCTCCGGCGCATGAAGGACGGGCGCATCCAGTTGGTCGCGCGCGACGTCCCGGAGCCGAGCGTCTTCGCGCACGCGCTCATCAACAGCCAGCCCTACACCTTCCTGGACGACGCGCCGGCCGAGGAGCGCCGCGTGCGCAACGTGGCCCTGCGCCGCGCGATGCCGGCGGAGGACGCGGCGGCGTTCGGCGCGCTGGACGCGAACGCCATCCGGCAGGTGGTGGAGGACGCCGCGCCGCCCATGCGCGACGAGGACGAGCTGCACGACGCGCTGTTGCAGCTCGTGCTGGTGCGCGCGTCGGAGGTCCCGCGAGGGCTGGAGGCGGGGCTCTTCAAGCAGGGCCGCGTGGCGTGGCTGGAGCGTCAGGGCGGGCGGTTCCTGGTGTCAGCGGAGCGGGGCAACGCGGTGCGCGCGCTCTTCCCGGACGCGGTGACGCAGCCGGTGTTGCCGGTGCTGGAGTACGATCGGCCGGTGGAGCGCGACGCGGCGGTGCTCCAGGTGGTGCGAGGCCGGATGGAGATGGTGGGGCCCACCACGGTGACGGAGCTGGCGCGGCTGACGCTGTTGGATCCGGACGACATCAACCTGGCGCTGCACAACCTGGAGAGCCAGGGCAGCGTGCTGCGCGGCCAGTTCCGCGCGCAGGACGACGTGCCGGTGGCCCGGGACGCGGATGGCAGCCCGGTGCTGGAGTGGTGCGACCGGCGGTTGCTCCAGCGCATCCACCGGCTGACGGTGGGGCGCCTGCGCCGCGAGATTGAGCCGCTGAGCCCGCAGGACTTCATGCGCTTCCTCTTCCGGTGGCACCACCTGGAGGACGTGGACGCGCTGCGAGGCTCCACGGGGTTGCTCAAGGCGGTGCGGCTGCTTCAGGGGTACGAGGCGCCGGCCTCCGCGTGGGAGCGCTTCCTGTTGCCCGCGCGCATGCGCGGCTACACGCCGGACCTGATGGAGCGCGCGTGCTACGCGGGCGAGGTGGCGTGGGGGCGGGTGACGCTGAAGGATCCGCCGAAGCCCGCGGGGCCGCGCCGGGGTGCGCCGGTGGAGGCGCCGGAGCCGGTGGTGGCGAAGCGGTCATCGCCCACGCGCAACGCGCCGTTGACGTTCACGGTGCGCGAGGACCTGGAGTGGATGCTGGCGGCGGCGCGTCCGCACGCGGTGCTGGCGGACGGGGGCGTGTGGACGCCGCCGGACCTGAGCGCGGCGGCGAAGGACGTGGTGGGCGTGCTGGAGCGGCGGGGCGCGTGCTTCTTCCAGGACCTGGTGACGCGGGCGCGTCGGCTGCCGGCGGAGGTGGAGGACGCGCTGTGGGAGCTGGTGGCGAAGGGGCTCGTCACGGCGGACGCGGTGCAGAACCTGCGCATCCTTCAGAGCCCGGCGCACCGCAAGCGCCAGAAGCTGCTCAACCGTGGCGGCCCGGGCCGCTGGAGCCTGCTGGCGCCGTCGGAGCCGAAGTCGCAGGAGGAGGTGACGGAGTCGCTGGCGAAGCTGTTCCTCCAACGCTACGGCATCGTCTGGCGCGACCTGGTGATGCGCGAATCGCTGGCGCCCACGTGGCGCGACCTGCTGTTCGTCTACCGGCGCATGGAGGCGCGGGGAGAGCTGCGAGGCGGGCGCTTCGTGTCGGGCTTCGTGGGTGAGCAGTTCGCGCTGCCCGAAGCCGTGGACATGGCGCGAGCGGTGCGGAGAGCGGCTCCGTCCGGCGTGCGCATCCAGCTATCCGGAGTGGATCCACTGAACCTCACGGGCGTGGTGACACCGGGCCCGCGCGTGGCCGCGCTGCCGAACAACGTCGTCACCTACGTGGATGGGATTCCGCAGGGCGTGGACGCGGTGGAAGAAGCGCCGGAGAACGAGGACGCGGAAGTCGATGGGCCTCTCGCGCAGGTGAACTGA
- a CDS encoding type II toxin -antitoxin system TacA 1-like antitoxin: MTTSSYRLQATLPAPYGTQLEQLRSKLQIDNTEVIKEALGFFAKAVLEASLGRRVAFVDEKHQVLAEYSSPSLTRLEWNAREEGRIVLPDSDFDRLVDELEKPAKPLPRLRKLARKKAR; the protein is encoded by the coding sequence ATGACGACTTCCTCCTACCGCCTGCAGGCAACCCTTCCTGCGCCCTATGGAACCCAACTCGAACAGCTTCGAAGCAAGCTCCAGATCGACAACACAGAAGTCATCAAGGAGGCCCTGGGCTTCTTCGCCAAGGCGGTGCTCGAAGCGAGCCTGGGCCGCCGCGTCGCGTTCGTGGACGAGAAGCATCAGGTGCTCGCGGAGTACAGCTCCCCCTCCCTCACCCGGCTGGAGTGGAACGCCCGGGAGGAAGGCCGCATCGTGCTACCCGACAGTGATTTCGACCGGCTCGTGGATGAGCTGGAGAAGCCGGCGAAGCCCCTGCCCCGGCTGCGGAAGCTCGCGCGCAAGAAGGCCCGCTGA